From Mesorhizobium sp. AR02, a single genomic window includes:
- a CDS encoding class II aldolase/adducin family protein: protein MNAHETVDSHNSQSNAQTEARRDLAAAHRLAVKDNFIEGIDNHFTLTVPGAPDRFYLNAFGYHWSEVNASNLIEVSLDGAVVAGEGIANLTAVCIHAPIHRRGVKCVLHTHMTYTTALSQLEDMRIEPSSQNGVVLQDMIAYDRDYNGFAETQDEGERMADVLGDKKILMLANHGAVATGDSVAKAYHRLYFLERAAMTQMIAMAAGKQRMISEAVQDRIRSSLGAPGTDYGAEIRMYFDAMKRVLRADGSNFAE, encoded by the coding sequence ATGAACGCACATGAGACTGTAGATTCCCACAATTCGCAATCGAATGCTCAGACCGAAGCCCGGCGTGATCTTGCGGCCGCGCATCGCCTGGCCGTGAAGGACAACTTCATTGAGGGCATCGACAATCATTTCACGCTGACCGTGCCAGGAGCACCGGACCGCTTTTATCTGAACGCGTTCGGATATCACTGGTCCGAAGTTAACGCGTCCAACTTGATCGAGGTGTCCCTTGACGGCGCTGTTGTCGCCGGCGAGGGCATCGCGAACCTCACTGCGGTCTGCATACACGCCCCGATCCATCGGCGCGGCGTCAAGTGCGTCCTGCATACACACATGACCTACACGACGGCCCTGAGCCAGTTGGAAGACATGCGCATTGAGCCCTCAAGCCAGAACGGCGTGGTTCTGCAGGACATGATTGCTTACGACCGCGACTACAACGGCTTTGCCGAAACGCAGGACGAAGGCGAGCGCATGGCGGACGTCCTGGGCGACAAGAAGATCCTCATGCTTGCCAATCATGGGGCCGTTGCGACCGGAGACAGCGTCGCAAAGGCTTACCACCGCCTTTACTTCTTAGAGAGAGCCGCTATGACGCAGATGATAGCGATGGCGGCCGGCAAGCAGCGCATGATTTCGGAAGCAGTCCAAGATCGCATCCGAAGCTCACTCGGCGCTCCCGGCACGGACTACGGCGCCGAGATCCGCATGTATTTCGATGCCATGAAACGCGTTTTGAGAGCAGATGGCTCGAATTTTGCAGAATAA
- a CDS encoding ATP-grasp domain-containing protein, with translation MAKRVLILIESASNGLSYVQAAQRLGLHPITLSTDPTQYDYLAAESVEAIRVDTDNLDALIRECSRLRATYDIAGITSAREAVYATVGKLCRRFGLPGPNPVSVEQCCDKFAQRQLLAGAGVPVPVYRVAANATDVESYAAEIGLPVVVKPAVGVGSRGVRLCRNADELAEHTTYLLGGNYTWRSSPRILVEEFAQGPYYCADTMGDEVIAISAGDFGAPPHFVFREMTLPALLTNEERERIADVSLSCLQVLGLGWGPTCIEFRWTKRGPVVIEVNPRLGGAPGPQLIQLAYGVDIITEHIKLVVGDEWDLRRRHSQTAAARILVPDSDGTLDWIGGVNQAATVPGITEVKFFIEPKTPIVRNGDYGDLIGYVIAAHPNLAQTQAILQRAVDLIDWSITPFPDP, from the coding sequence ATGGCAAAAAGAGTGCTCATCCTGATTGAAAGCGCAAGCAATGGTCTGTCGTACGTCCAAGCGGCCCAGCGTCTTGGTCTTCATCCAATTACCCTGTCGACTGATCCAACTCAGTACGACTATCTTGCGGCGGAAAGCGTTGAGGCCATTCGTGTCGATACAGACAATCTCGATGCGCTGATCCGGGAATGTTCCCGGCTCCGTGCGACCTACGACATTGCTGGCATTACCAGCGCTAGGGAAGCGGTTTATGCGACAGTAGGCAAGCTCTGCCGCCGTTTCGGTCTCCCGGGACCGAACCCCGTATCGGTTGAACAATGCTGCGACAAGTTCGCTCAACGTCAGCTCCTCGCGGGAGCAGGCGTTCCGGTACCTGTTTATCGCGTGGCCGCGAATGCGACGGACGTAGAAAGCTATGCTGCGGAGATTGGCCTGCCGGTGGTTGTCAAGCCAGCGGTAGGTGTCGGCAGCAGAGGTGTCCGATTGTGCCGCAACGCCGATGAGTTGGCCGAACATACGACCTATCTGTTGGGCGGGAACTACACATGGCGGTCTTCACCGAGGATACTGGTCGAAGAATTTGCCCAAGGTCCCTACTATTGCGCCGACACAATGGGAGATGAGGTCATCGCAATCTCCGCCGGCGATTTCGGGGCTCCGCCGCATTTCGTCTTTCGTGAGATGACGCTTCCGGCCCTGCTGACCAATGAGGAGCGCGAGCGTATCGCTGATGTTTCGCTGAGCTGTTTGCAAGTTCTCGGCCTTGGCTGGGGGCCAACGTGCATTGAATTCCGATGGACGAAGCGTGGCCCGGTAGTCATTGAAGTCAATCCTCGCCTTGGTGGCGCGCCCGGACCTCAACTGATTCAGCTGGCTTATGGTGTGGACATCATCACCGAGCACATCAAGCTTGTCGTCGGCGACGAATGGGATTTGCGCAGAAGGCATTCGCAAACTGCGGCCGCTCGGATTCTAGTGCCTGATAGCGATGGCACCCTCGATTGGATCGGCGGCGTCAATCAGGCAGCAACTGTACCAGGTATCACTGAGGTCAAATTCTTTATTGAACCCAAGACCCCTATCGTCAGGAATGGCGACTACGGGGACCTAATTGGATATGTCATCGCCGCACATCCCAACCTTGCGCAAACCCAGGCCATACTTCAGCGTGCCGTCGACTTGATCGATTGGTCGATCACGCCATTTCCGGACCCTTGA
- the tnpA gene encoding IS66-like element accessory protein TnpA, translating into MTLEHASGDTVAELSAAAASEDLTTVPGRVRQRRLWSCTEKRGLVDLASAAGSSVTEVAEAFGVAPSQLYAWRKQMAGGELDADRAMATFARIEVNDLPGVERPVADCPDQAGRIVVAFPNGARLRIDGTVDPTALRIVLAELTR; encoded by the coding sequence ATGACATTGGAACATGCAAGCGGCGATACGGTCGCCGAGTTAAGCGCCGCCGCGGCGTCCGAAGATCTTACAACGGTGCCCGGGCGCGTGCGGCAACGAAGGCTGTGGAGTTGCACGGAGAAGCGCGGGTTGGTCGATCTGGCGAGCGCGGCGGGGTCGTCGGTGACCGAGGTCGCGGAGGCATTCGGCGTAGCTCCGTCACAGCTTTATGCCTGGCGCAAACAGATGGCCGGCGGCGAGCTCGATGCCGATCGGGCGATGGCAACTTTCGCGCGGATCGAAGTGAACGATCTGCCCGGTGTCGAACGCCCCGTCGCCGATTGCCCGGACCAGGCCGGCAGAATCGTCGTGGCCTTTCCGAACGGCGCGCGATTGCGGATCGACGGGACCGTCGATCCGACGGCGCTGCGTATCGTACTGGCGGAGTTGACCAGGTGA